Within Flavobacterium pisciphilum, the genomic segment AGTATTTCGTACAAAACACTACAATTAGGATATACTTGGTACGGTTCAGCCTTTAGAGGGACAGGATTAAACAAGCATTGCAAATACTTATTATTGCAATATGCTTTTGAAACCATGGGAATGGAACGAGTAGAATTTCGTGCTGATAATAATAACCAGCGTAGTGTTGCTGCAATGAAAAGTATTGGTTGTAAAGTTGAAGGAGTTTTACGTAATCATATGCCAACTTTTGGTAGTGATGTGCGTCGCGATACCATTATTTTGAGCATCTTACGCGAAGAATGGTTTAGCGAAGTAAAAGAAAACTTAAAGCAAAAACTATAATATCTATTTATCAAGTAGCACCCATTTAGTTAAGACAGGCATAAATCATTGTAATATCTATAGCTAAAAATAATTGCATTCAGTAAAATACAATCTACCCGTCTTTCAATAATACATGCTGTTCTTTTCTAATTTTGGCAAGTAATTTATCGATATAAGATTTTATTTTTTGCGGTAATAAATCCCAGTTTTTATCTTTCTTAAAACTTCTACAATAGTCTAAGTCGCACTCAACAGCGCGTATAGCGTATTTTTTACCTTTATAAACAGTAATGATTTTAATACGTCTTATATTTTCATCATCTGTTTTGGTGCCATATACAAGTATAGGTTCTATATATCCATCATTGTCTATATCCTGAGTGCTACAATATTTTGTCCAAAACCAAATAGAAGTTTCTTCAGCTTCAGCACTTTCAACGAAATCGTTTATAGTCCATTTTACGAGATAACCACCATGATCATTTAAATAGCAAACGGCTTCAATTTTGGTATTTAAGGTATCTTTAGACGAAACAACTTTTTGATTCTCATTTAAAGTCAGCTCATAAACGCCGCCTTTATCTTGGTATTCGTAGGCTCTAAAAATGGGAAATTTACCCTTATCCAAATCTCGTTCGATTATTTCGCTTTCGCTCAGTATTTTGCTTTGTGCAGCTTGCGAAAAACCAAGTATAGAGTAAAAGAAAACTAATAATAAAATAAGTTTTTTCATAAGTTAAAATACTTTTTTGACTACTCAAAGATATTCATTTTTAGCTTTATTTTTAAAAAAGTAAGTGAATACAGTATTAAAATTCAGAATCAAATTTCATTGATAGGATTCGCAAAGTAATTTTCAAAAAACCAATTTTTATTGTAATTTTCTAAGCTGAAAGTGTTATTAAATCGTTTTAGTAAAAAAAGATACTATCGCTAACCCAAAACCATAAAACAAAAAAGACCCAATGAATAATGTAAAATACAAAGGTTTTCTTTTCGGATTATCAATTTTAATGTTCGGCTATAGCCATAAAATGAGCGGACAGGAAAAAGCGAATAAACTCAAAGAATTAGTTCAATATGTAGATCCAATGATAGGGACTGCCAAGATGGGACATACTTATCCAGGTGCAACAGTACCATTTGGGAGTGTGCAATTGAGTCCAGAAACGGATACGATTCCCTACGCAACAAATGGTAAGTATAATAAAGATGTTTACAAATATTGCGCAGGATACCAATACGAAGATAAAACGATAGTAGGATTTAGTCATACCCATTTTAGTGGTACTGGTCACTCAGATTTAGGTGATTTTTTAATTATGCCTACAACAGGAAAATTGCAATTAAATCCAGGTACAGCCAGTCGCCCCGAAACAGGATACCGATCTGTATTCTCACATAAAACAGAAAAAGCTGAGCCAGCATATTATAGTGTTCTTTTGGAAGATCACAATATCAAAGCAGAGCTTACAGCAACAACAAGGGTTGGAATGCATCAATATACATTTCCAAAATCAGATGAGGCACATATTATTTTAGATCTTACAGCTGGAATTTATAACTATGATAAAAAGAATGTTTGGACTTTTGTTCGTGTAGAGAACGATACTTTAATTACAGGATATCGCCAAACAAATGGTTGGGCAAGAACAAGAACAGTATATTTTGCAATGTCATTTAGTAAGCCTATTAAAGGATATGGACAGGCTACACCCGAAAAAAGCGTGTATAAAGGGTTCTGGGGGAAGTTTGATCAAACCAAAGGTTTTCCTGAAATGGCAGGGGCAAACCTAAAATTGTATTTTGATTTTGATACGAATGAAAATGAAAAGATAAAAATAAAATTTGCTATTTCGCCTGTCAGCACACAAGGAGCATTGGCTAATATGAAAGCAGAAATTCCAGATTGGGATTTTGAAAGAGTTAAAAAAGAAAGTCAGGAAGTTTGGAACAAAGAATTAAATAAAATTCAGGTACAGACTCTCAAGAAAGAAGACATGGTTAATTTTTATACCGCAATGTATCATGCTTTTCTTGGACCTACAGTATATATGGATAACGATGGGAATTACAAAGGGTTGGATGGAAATATTCATAAAGCAACCACATTTCAGAACTATACCAGTTTTTCGCTGTGGGATACCTATAGAGCTTTGCATCCATTATTTAATATCGTACAGCCAAAAAGAAATTCAGATATGATAAATTCAATGCTGGCACATTATGATCAAAGTGTACATAAAATGTTGCCGATATGGTCGCATTATGGCAATGAAAATTGGTGCATGATTGGGTATCATAGCGTTTCGGTTATTGCTGATGCAATTGTAAAAGGGAACGTAAATTTTGATGCAGATAAAGCTCTTTTAGCGACTGTAAATACAGCCAAAGTTCCTTATTACGATGGATTAGAGTATTACATGAAAAAAGGATATGTTCCAGAGGATAAAAACGGATCATCGGTATCTAAAACTTTAGAATATGCTTATGATGATTGGGCGATTGCTCAGGCAGCCAAAAAATTAGGAAAAGAAGATATTTACAATGTGTTTTCTAAAAGAGCAGAGAGTTATAAAAATGTGTATGATGCCAAAACAGGTTTTATGAGACCTAAACTTGATGATGGAACATTCAAGAAAGAGTTTGATCCATTAGATACACACGGGCAAGGTTTTATCGAAGGAAATTCTTGGAACTACAGTTTATACATGCCACAAGACCCAGCAGGAATGATAAAAATGATGAATGGCAAAGAGGCTTTTACAAGAAGATTAGACTCCCTATTTTCGATGCATTTACCAGATAAATATTTTGAAAATACAGAAGATATTACCAAAGAAGGAATTATTGGTAATTATGTTCATGGAAATGAGCCTTCGCATCACGTAGTTTATTTGTACAACTGGACCAATTCTCCATGGAAAGCACAAGATAAAATCAGAATGATCTTAAAAAGAATGTATCAAAATGGACCAGATGGACTAGGAGGGAATGATGATTTTGGACAAATGAGTGCTTGGTATATTTTTAGTAGTCTAGGGTTTTATCCAGTTGCGCCCGGATCAGTTGATTATAGTTTAGGAAGTCCGTTGGTTGCAAATGCAGTTTTTAATCTTGAAAACGGAAAAATTTTTGAAGTTGCCACAATAAACCAATCAGATAAAAATGTGTTTGTTAGCAAAGTGCTTTTAAATGGAAAACCACTTACAAGTCCTATAATAAAACATAGTGATATTATCAACGGAGGGAAGATTACGTTTTATATGAGTAGTAAGCCAAATAAAAAAATATATCAGAATTAACAGTTATTCTATTAAAAAGGATGGTTTTTTACTGAGCCTTAATGATGAAATTTTTATTGTAATTAAAATAGAAATGTAATGCTGTTTGTAAAAAACTTTGCGAAATTTGCCTTATAAATTTAGTGCAGATAAAATTGCCGCAATTCTTGATTTATATTGAGAAATGAAAATGGCAATAGGATATGTTCAATTAAAAATAAATAAAAACTACACATGAAAATAAATCCTAAAAACGGAATAGACAAGTTGTTGTTTGGTATGAAACAGAATGATGTTACAGCTATTTATGGCAAACCAGACAGAAACTATAAAGATGAAGATGATAATGTGATTTTTGCTTACAATAAGCACAAAATGAGATTGACATTCTATCAGGAAGAAGATTTAAAATTAGGGTATGTTGTAGCTTCAAGTCCAAGTTTAGAAATCTTTGGTTTTAAAATCATAGGAAGAAAAATAGCAGATGTAAAAAAGGATCTGGCTACTAAAGGAATTACAAAATTCACACAAGAAGAGTTTGATACTTTTGAGAACTATTTCAACGAAGAAAACTGGATTATCTTTCAGACAGAATTTGAAGAAGTAGTAAAGTTTGAAATCGGAGCTATCATCAATAATAAAGATGAATTTGATTGGAAATTTCCAACTAAGAAATAAAAGAAGAGTATAAAAAAACCGACAGTTAACTGTCGGTTTTTTTTATGATATAATTTAAGAGAAATTATTGTTTTGGAGTTGGTTGCTCTTTGTAGATTTCCAATTCAAAAATAAGGGTTGCGTTTGGTGGAATTACTCCGCCAGCACCTCTTTCACCATAAGCAAGTTTTGATGGAAGGAAGAATATTGCTTTCTCTCCATAAGACATAAGGTCTAATCCTTCGATAAATCCAGGAATCATACCGTCTTTTTTACCCGCTTGAAAAGGAAAAGCTTGGTAGCCTCCTTGTGCAGCACGATTTACATCGTGTTTTCCGTAAGCTCTAGCAACTTCTTCAAAACTACTGTCAAAAAGAGTTCCATCTTCAAAATAACCTGCATAATGAAAATAGAAAGTTGAACCAGCTGCTGGTTTTACTCCAGTTCCTTTTTGAACTATTTTATAAGACAAACCAGATGGAGTCGTTGTTGCAGTAGCTTTTGCAGTGTCAAAATATGCTTTTTTAGCTGCAATTACAGTAGCGTATTTTTCTTTATAAAGACGCTCTTGTTCAAGAGCTGCTGCTTGTGCTTGTTTGGTTTTTTCAGCATCAAGTAAAGCTTGTTTTTTAGCTTCTTCAGCTTTATTATCGTAATACGAAGCAAATACTTTAGGTGCATCAAATTTCTTCGCCATAGCTCCTTTACGAGTAATGGTTACAGTTTGTATTACATCATCTTGAAGGATAAGATTAACAACATCCATTCCTTGAACAACATGACCAAATATAGTGTGCTTGTCATTTAACCAAGGAGTATCTTTATGAGTAATAAAGAATTGACTTCCGTTAGTAGTAGGACCAGAATTAGCCATTGCAAGAATACCGCCTTTATCAAATCTAAGATCTGATACAAACTCATCTTTAAAAGCGTATCCAGGACCTCCAGAACCATTTCCGTCTGGATCTCCACCTTGAATCATGAAGTCATTAATAACTCTGTGAAATTTTAAACCATCAAAAAATGGTTTTCCTTTTAATCTTTCAACAGTTACATAAGGATTTGTTCCTTCTGCTAATGATACAAAATTAGCTACAGTAACAGGAGTTTTTATGTATTCAAGTTGCAATACGATATTTCCTTTTTTGGTTGTAATCGTAGCAAAAATCCCTTCGTTTTCAGCAGGTTTTGTTGCAACTTTAGTAATTGTTTTTTTCTTGCCTTGAACTGGCTTTTTAGTCGTTTGTGCTTGTAGGTTTAATACACCCAAGCAAAATAAAAATAGAATTTTTAATTTCATCTGATTCTAATTTAAGAGCTGTTAATTTTTAATATAAACTTATTCTGTTGGCATTTTCTCTAACAACTGAACTTCAAATATAATATTTGCGTTTGGTGGAATTACTCCTCCAGCTCCAGCTTGTCCATAAGCTAAATGTGAAGGAATGAAAAGTACTGCTTTGTCTCCAAATGAAAGCTTTTCGATACCTTCTATGAAACCTGGAATCATACCTTCTTTTGCACCTGCTTGAAACGGAATTGGGTTGTATTGTCTTGCTTCTGCTCTTGCAGCATCAAATTTCCCAAAAGATTTAGCTACGTTTGCCATACTTGTATCAAATAATGTTCCGTCTTCAAGGAAGCCAGCATAGTTGATGAAAACTTGTGCACCATTAGCAGGTTTTTTACCTGTTCCTTTTTCAGTAATAATATATTCTAACCCTGAACTTGTTTTTGTTGCTTTAGCTTTTAAAGCAGCATAAGAAGCTAGTTTTTCGTCACGAACTTCTTTGAATTTAGATTCAAATTCGCTTTTTGCTTTTGCTTCAACAGAAAAATAATCATGAAATACTTTTACAGCATCAAATTTCTTTGCAGCTTCACCATTTCTGATAATAGTTACTTTTACGATGTGATCATCTTGTTTGATTTGGTTTACAACTTCCATTCCTTTGTCTACAACCTGACCAAAAATAGTATGTTTACCTTCTAACCAAGGAGTTTCAACGTGAGTGATAAAAAACTGACTGCTATTTGTAGCTGGTCCGTTATTTGCCATTGCTAAAACACCACCTTTGTCAAATTTCAAATCGTTAGATTCATCTTTGAATTTATATCCAGTGTCTCCAGAACCAGTTCCTAATGGGTCACCAGTTTGAATCATGAAATCTTCGATTACTCTGTGGAATTTTAATCCGTCAAAAAAAGGTTTCTTTTTTAATTCTGGATTAGTAACAAATTCGTTTTTACCTTCTGCAAGTGTTACAAAATTAGCTACAGTTATAGGCGCTTTTTGATAGTTTAATTCAACAATGATATTTCCTTTGTTGGTTTCAATTTCTGCATATAAACCATCAGGCAAATTGCTATGTTCGTCTTTACAAGAGTAAAGTGTTGTAATGGCAAGTAATAATAATATGAGGCTTTTTTTCATTTTTAAAATATTAATTGTTTTTTATTAATTTAATGAGTCATTCTTTATTGCAGGCGTTGTAGGTTTCGGTGCTTCAGTTTTTGGTGATCTTGCTTCCATTTGTTTTCTATAAGCTGTTTCTGGAACAAAATTGTGTAAAGTAACAGTGCAAATTAACGGCTGGTTAATTCCAATTCGTTTTTCATCACCATGATAACCATAAGCCATATGAGATGGAAATAAGAAATTTACTGTTTCGTTTTTACGCATTAGTTTGATACCATCACGCAATCCCATCATGATTTCTTGCTTATCTACAAAATAGGTTTGAGGTCTTAACTCCATTTCGCTATAAATAACATTCCCTTTAAGGTCTTTTATTTCATAGTCAAAAAAAGCAACATCTCCTTTTTTTGGAGTTATTGTATCTGTAGTGTTTTGGTTTTCATAAGCGTACCAGTATCCTTTTGAAGAAGCAATATATTTTATTTTAGGGTTGTTTTTGATAACAGTCTTAATTTGTTGTTCTTCGGTAGCTACAAGTTTTTTATTTCTTTCGATAGATTTTTTCATGAATGTACCTGAAGAAATAGAAACGGGTCTTCTGGCTTCTTCATGCTGTTTACAGCTCGAAACTAAAACGGCTAAAACAATAGCTGAAGCAAATATTTTAGGGTAGTTCATGGTTGTTATATTTTTAGTTTGTTTACTAAATCTTCAAATTTCTTCAATGTTTCTTCCATTGAATCTAGTGATTTTCCTCCTGCAGCATTGCTGTGACCTCCACCGTTAAAATGAGCTCTTGCAAATTCATTTACATCAAAACCACCTTGTGAACGGAAAGAAATTTTGATTATTTTCTCATCTTTATTTTCAATAAATATAGCTGTAAAAACGATACCTTTCATGCTTAAACCGTAATTTACGATTCCTTCAGTATCTCCTTTTATATAATTAAACTCGTCTAATTCAGCTTGAGTTAATGAAGTATATGATGTTTTGTGTTCAGTTAAAACCTTCATGTTTTGCAATGCTCTTCCAAGTAATTGCAAGCGACTGTACGAACTGTTATCAAAAAGCAAAATTGGAATTTGCGTGTTTTCGACACCTAAATCAATTAGTTCAGCAATAATACGGTGGGTGTTTCCTGTTGTTCCAGGAAAACGAAAAGAACCAGAATCGGTTAATATTCCTGTATAAATGCAAGTTGCTATAGTTTTGTCTAAATCTTCTTTTTTATCTAAAAACGAGATGAAATTATAAACCATTTCGCAAGTAGATCCAAATGAAGTATCTGAATACATATAAGCGGCATAATCATCAGGTCTTTGGTGGTGATCAATCATGATAAACGGAGCTTTTAGCTTTGCTAAAGTATGTTCCATTTCTCCTGTGCGGTGAAAAGCATTAAAATCTAGTGTGAATATAAGTTCAGCTTCTTCAAGAATTTTAGTGCAGTTATCGATATCTTTTTCGAATATTCTTACTGTTTCAGAACCTGGTAACCAAGCAAGGAAATCAGGAAAATCATTCGGAGCAATTACAATTGGCTCATGATTGTTTTTTAATAAAAAGTGATATAAAGCTAAGGTTGAACCCATAGCATCCCCATCGGGACCTCGGTGTGGAATTATGGCAATCTTTTTTGGAGTTGCTAATAACAACTTTATGGCTTGAATGTCTTGTATTTTCATGTGTGCGAATTTACATTTTTTTACTGTAAAGTTGAAAACATTTTAGACATTAACATGCTTTTATAAAATCTTAATTTTCAATATTCATTTTTAGTTGCTGTTGTCGTTTTTGGTAGCTGTTTTTAGAGTAAAACAAAAGACAATCAAATACTAAACTTCGGGTTGTAGCTGTGACTGTGATTAAAAACAGCTGTAAATTAAAACCATTTTTGATATAAATTGTGTTTAGGGCCTTTTACAATTTGGGATTTGTAAATACCTATGGAGCCTGAGGATAAGTAGGCAATAACACAGGCTATGGCGATAAAAATTCCACTTTCGATACCAAATAATTCAATCCCCATAACGGTACAGGCAATAGGAGTATGGGTTGCTCCAGAGAATACAGCGACAAACCCCATTCCGGCAAGAAGAGCAATTGGCATAGGAACTATAAGTGATAAAGCACTGCCAAGAGTAGCCCCTACAAAAAATAATGGAGTAACCTCTCCACCTTTAAAACCAGCGCCTAGTGTAAAACCCGTAAAGAGTATTTTGAGTAAAAAATCATACCATGCATTTGTATTTGTAAAGGAGTCAACAATAGCGGGAACTCCCAAGCCTGAAAATTTTGTAAAACCAAAACCAGCAATAGCAACAGCAAGAATAATCCCGCCTACAAAGGGACGAAGCGGGGGGTATTTTATAGTTTTAGAAAATATGGAACTCCAAAAGTGGGTAGTTCGAGAGAATAATAAAGCAGCAAATCCGAATAATGTACCACAAATTAAAGTGTAAAATAAATTAGCAGAAGTGATTTCTGGAACTAGTGGAATGCTGTAATGAGTATGTTTTACTTGCCATATCTCGACAGTAAAATAGGCTGTATAAGCCACAATAAAGGAAAGCAAAATACTTTTTAAGTTAATTTTACTAAAATAAACGACTTCAAGAGCAAAGATGGCACCAGCTAAAGGTGTTCCAAAAACAGATGCAAAACCAGCACTTATTCCTAAAATGATTAGTGTTTTTCTTTCGGAATTATTGAGTTTAAAGATTTTTGTAAATTGGTCGGCGATTGCGCCTCCCATTTGTACAGCTGTTCCTTCACGGCCAGCCGAGCCACCAAATAAATGGGTGATTATGGTTCCAAAGTAAACTAGCGGAGCCATTTTTAAAGGAATAATTTCTTTTGGGTTTTCGTATTCTTCGAGCAATAAATTGTTGCCTTTTACAACGTCTTTCCCTAAATAATAATAACTAAGGCCTACTAGTAATCCACCAAGAGGCAAAAGCCAAATAATCCAGTCATGTAGGATTCTGTACTGGGTGACATACTCTAAAGTAATTAAAAAAAACGCCGAAGCTGAACCTGATAAAATACCTATCAATACACAAATGAAAATCCATTTGAGAGAGAGGAGTATTGTTTCTTTTAAATTTTGTAAATTCATTTAAATGGGGTAGCAGTGGCGTTTTTTTTTATTAAAAAGATTTGATTTGTTATACAATTACTGCTGTAAATTCTATTTCTACCAAGTATTCTGGTGCTACAAGTTTGCTAATTTCGTAAAAACCAGTTGTTGGTTTTATGTCTTTAAAAAAGGTTGAATGTGCTCCAGCTACAGACTCAAAGGTTGAGATATCGGTGGTGAAAATACGAGTTCTAATTACGTCTTTCATTCCAATTCCTAAATCTTCTAAAACTTTTTCTACTCTTTCCAGAATATTCAATGTCTGTGCATACGCATCATCGGCTTTAACTTTTTCGCCATCAACAATAGCGACAGTTCCAGAAACTTCTACGATATTACCAATGCGAACTGCGCGACAATATCCCATTTTGTCTTCCCAAGGAGATCCTGTTAGGATGTTTTCTCTTTTCATTCTAAGGTTGTTTTTGTGTGTGTTTTCGAACTGCTTTTAGTGGTTTTTAAAAGCAGTTCATAGTTAGATTAATAGTGTTGCAATTTATGAAAAATGCAAATGAAAACACACAAAATGTAGCGATTAATTCCTAGCTAAAAATCAGTTTTTGTGATAAATGGTTACGATTTTTGAGCTGTTACAATGAAAGGTTTGTCAGATCATTTTTGAGATAGTATCGCTTATATCCATTTATCACTATTCGTATAATCGTTAGGGAAATAGGTGAGATATTGAACCATTCGTGGAGCTGTTCCTTTATTTGGACTTGCACAATGTGGTAAAGTGTTTTGCCATATTATAAAATCACCAGCATTTGCAACTATCGGTACAGGTTGTGTTATTTTAATTATTTCTTCTCTTGGGTTTATGTCTGATTTAAGGTTGTTGAGCCAAGAATCTATTTTTTTATGAAACCCTGGTACACAATGAAAGGCACCATCATTAAGTCCGCAATCGGTTAGATAGAGAAGGCCTTGAAATCCAAAACTAATGGGCTGACTTAAGCTAACATCCCAATGAAGGTCACTTCCTAAAAAATAAAAGTGGTTAGTCTCAGGTGGATTAAAGCTTACTTTGTCAATCGTTTTGTATATATCAGTAGTGTTATATAGTTGTTCGTAAGCTTTTTTTATTTTTGGAGAAAATCTATTTCTGTTTAAGGTTTCATGATCCGAAAAATTAACCATTAGTCCTTTATGTTCCTGATGGGTTTCATACCAAGTTTCTTTTTTATCAGGGTTCATTTTTAAGAAATCCCAAATAGCACGTTGCGTGTCTTCACAATCTTCTTTTGGAATAGCATTTTTTACAATAACATATCCATTAATATTCCAAAATTCAATATCATCGTCAGAGAGTACTTGTTCAGTAATATGCTCAGAGTCTTGTGGTGTGATTTTCTTTTTATCATTCAGCCAGTTTTTAAAAGTCTCAAAATCTGGTTTTTTAAAATAGAGATACTGTAATGTTTCTTCCATGCCAATGCCAAATTGATATAACATTTTGATTTCTTCGTTCCAACTTTGGTTTTGATCTGAAGTAGAGGTGGTATTAGGGTTTAACGTGCGTTCCCATAGTTTTTTTAAAAGAATCCAAGGCATAGTTTTATAAGTGATTGTGGTTTGAAAATTTAGCTAAGCAGTAAATCAGGAATGGTATTTATTGTATCATTTCATGAGGTATTTGATCAAAATATACTTGTAATATGAAATCGCCTACTACGATACCATTCGCAAGTAATAAGTGACCATTAGGTGAGTTGTTCCATTTTACGTTTGTTGAAATATGATGCAGCTCACTATCGTAATTAACTATCGAAACACCTTCTATTAGCAAAGGATTTCCATATTTGTCAACAATTTTCTGCCCAGGAATTAGCTTATCAGCTTTTGTGTATTTCCCATTTGAAAGCAAGAAAGGAAGGTTTGTATCACAAATAAAATAAGGGATATCATTGCTCGGTACAAGTATGTATACTGTTTTTTGAGATTGAATATAATGGTTGTTATCGGTACTAAAGGAAACTCTAGCGGTTGTTGATGATAGTTTAATTTTACCTTGATTTACTTTTACAGAAATTGCAGATACTGCATCACCTTTTGTAAAATGATATACAGGTTTTAGTCCTGTAGGAATTGTGATGAGCGGATTATTCCCTGAAGCATTACTATTTAAATTAACATCAATCGCTGGAATAAAATTAGTTTTCATACTGTATTTTTTAGGAAGTTTCGAGCTGTATTAAAAAAAAGTATAGCTCAAAATTAACTTATTTAAAAATATAGATGTTACGTATAAATACCTGTTTTGAATCTCTTTTTGGTTGTTTATTAGTGTGTTATGTAGGTTTTGAAGTAACGAAAAAGGAATATTTTTTTGGTTGTACATGTTTTTTTATTTGCTAGGTTGATGAGGATACCCCATGAATATTTGTAGCAATTTGGATTTTAATTGCTTCTTTGGAATGGTTTTCAAGATGTTATAATTGAATTATTCAACTTGATATTGTTCAAAAAGGCGAAGTTTGTTTTGGGTAGTAGTGAGGTTTTTTTGAAGCACTTCGATTTTATTTAATAAATGGGTAATTGCATCAATCCCCTCTAAATTAATTTTGAGTTCATAATGCAGTCGTATCATTTTTTCTATAGAAGGCAATTGTTCTGGATGCAAATATTGTTCTTCTTCTAAAACGATAATTTCTATTAAACCATAACTGTCTAGTTTAGCTATAAAGGAGTCTTCAATTTCGTGATATATGCAAAATTGTTTTATTTGGATTAAGTTTTTGTTATCCATGATTTCTTATTTTAGATAATTCTTTGAATAATTCTTTTTCTTTCTCAGATAGGTTTGTTGGGATTTTTATAGTGTAGGTGAT encodes:
- a CDS encoding RidA family protein — encoded protein: MKRENILTGSPWEDKMGYCRAVRIGNIVEVSGTVAIVDGEKVKADDAYAQTLNILERVEKVLEDLGIGMKDVIRTRIFTTDISTFESVAGAHSTFFKDIKPTTGFYEISKLVAPEYLVEIEFTAVIV
- a CDS encoding phytanoyl-CoA dioxygenase family protein, with the translated sequence MPWILLKKLWERTLNPNTTSTSDQNQSWNEEIKMLYQFGIGMEETLQYLYFKKPDFETFKNWLNDKKKITPQDSEHITEQVLSDDDIEFWNINGYVIVKNAIPKEDCEDTQRAIWDFLKMNPDKKETWYETHQEHKGLMVNFSDHETLNRNRFSPKIKKAYEQLYNTTDIYKTIDKVSFNPPETNHFYFLGSDLHWDVSLSQPISFGFQGLLYLTDCGLNDGAFHCVPGFHKKIDSWLNNLKSDINPREEIIKITQPVPIVANAGDFIIWQNTLPHCASPNKGTAPRMVQYLTYFPNDYTNSDKWI
- a CDS encoding chaperone modulator CbpM; the protein is MDNKNLIQIKQFCIYHEIEDSFIAKLDSYGLIEIIVLEEEQYLHPEQLPSIEKMIRLHYELKINLEGIDAITHLLNKIEVLQKNLTTTQNKLRLFEQYQVE